A region from the Corylus avellana chromosome ca7, CavTom2PMs-1.0 genome encodes:
- the LOC132186922 gene encoding AUGMIN subunit 7-like, whose protein sequence is MATRQMEEIQKKLATLNYSRANAPAQSLLFAGMERYALLEWLFFRLLGDKSPFSQQSQQGDAMVRDEETSRIQYLAEIAKFLGFTTSIDTEAIQGRGSYEDRTEMLRLIVDLVEASIYADNPEWSIDEQVNKDIQLIDSIAEKQAQIFSEECKLFPADVQIQSIYPLPDVSELELKLSEQSKILLNLQLKVDDLASKHAYNPNEEYAEVESQLRAHLESFLETARSFNMIYTKEIRPWTHMMEVPQLHGFGPAANRLLEAYKMLLKFLGNLRNLRDSHAALAVGSCETVAGEPSSVTRIISECESALTFLNRDLGILSASIAREQGEGVKLR, encoded by the exons ATGGCGACGAGGCAAATGGAAGAAATACAGAAGAAACTGGCGACGCTGAATTACTCGAGAGCCAATGCTCCTGCGCAGTCTCTCCTCTTTGCTGGCATGGAGCGCTACGCCCTTCTCGAGTGGCTCTTCTTCCG ACTATTGGGTGATAAATCACCATTCTCGCAACAAAGTCAGCAAGGGGATGCCATGGTTCGTGACGAAGAGACTTCTCGCATCCAAT ATTTGGCGGAGATTGCAAAGTTTCTGGGATTTACAACTAGTATAGATACAGAAGCCATCCAA GGACGAGGAAGCTATGAAGATCGCACTGAAATGCTTCGTCTTATTGTTGATCTTGTAGAGGCAAGCATCTATGCTGATAATCCAGAATGGAG CATCGATGAGCAGGTGAACAAGGATATACAACTTATAGATTCTATTGCAGAAAAACAAGCTCAAATATTCTCCGAGGAGTGCAAGTTGTTCCCTGCAGATGTTCAAATTCAATCAATATATCCACT GCCAGATGTTTCTGAGCTGGAGTTGAAGCTTTCAGAGCAATCAAAGATACTATTGAATCTTCAACTGAAGGTTGACGATTTGGCATCAAAG CATGCTTACAACCCAAATGAGGAGTATGCAGAGGTGGAATCCCAATTGCGGGCACATTTGGAATCTTTTCTAGAAACTGCAAGATCATTTAATATGATTTACACCAAG gAAATTCGTCCCTGGACGCACATGATGGAGGTACCACAGCTCCATGGGTTTGGCCCAGCTGCCAATCGCTTATTGGAGGCATACAAGATGCTTTTGAAG TTCCTAGGGAACTTGAGGAATCTTCGAGATTCCCATGCAGCTCTTGCTGTTGGATCGTGTGAAACTGTTGCGGGCGAGCCTTCTTCCGTCACGAGAATAATCTCCGAGTGTGAGTCGGCACTGACATTCTTAAACCGTGACCTCGGAATTCTCTCAGCTTCCATTGCTCGCGAGCAGGGTGAGGGGGTGAAATTACGATGA
- the LOC132188826 gene encoding AUGMIN subunit 7 — MATRQMEEIQKKLATLNYSRANAPAQSLLFAGMERYALLEWLFFRLLGDKSPFSQQSQQGDAMVRDEETSRIQYLAEIAKFLGFTTTIDTEAIQGRGSYEDRTEMLRLIVDLVEASIYADNPEWSIDEQVNKDIQLIDSIAEKQAQIFSEECKLFPADVQIQSIYPLPDVSELELKLSEQSKILLNLQLKVDDLASKHAYNPNEEYAEVESQLRAHLESFLETARSFNMIYTKEIRPWTHMMEVPQLHGFGPAANRLLEAYKMLLKFLGNLRNLRDSHAALAVGSCETVAGEPSSVTRIISECESALTFLNRDLGILSASIAREQGEGVKLR, encoded by the exons ATGGCGACGAGGCAAATGGAAGAAATACAGAAGAAACTGGCGACGCTGAATTACTCGAGAGCCAATGCTCCTGCGCAGTCTCTCCTCTTTGCTGGCATGGAGCGCTACGCCCTTCTCGAGTGGCTCTTCTTCCG ACTATTGGGTGATAAATCACCATTCTCGCAACAAAGTCAGCAAGGGGATGCCATGGTTCGTGACGAAGAGACTTCTCGCATCCAAT ATTTGGCGGAGATTGCAAAGTTTCTGGGATTTACAACTACTATAGATACAGAAGCCATCCAA GGACGAGGAAGCTATGAAGATCGCACTGAAATGCTTCGTCTTATTGTTGATCTTGTAGAGGCAAGCATCTATGCTGATAATCCAGAATGGAG CATCGATGAGCAGGTGAACAAGGATATACAACTTATAGATTCTATTGCAGAAAAACAAGCTCAAATATTCTCCGAGGAGTGCAAGTTGTTCCCTGCAGATGTTCAAATTCAATCAATATATCCACT GCCAGATGTTTCTGAGCTGGAGTTGAAGCTTTCAGAGCAATCAAAGATACTATTGAATCTTCAACTGAAGGTTGACGATTTGGCATCAAAG CATGCTTACAACCCAAATGAGGAGTATGCAGAGGTGGAATCCCAATTGCGGGCACATTTGGAATCTTTTCTAGAAACTGCAAGATCATTTAATATGATTTACACCAAG gAAATTCGTCCCTGGACGCACATGATGGAGGTACCACAGCTCCATGGGTTTGGCCCAGCTGCCAATCGCTTATTGGAGGCATACAAGATGCTTTTGAAG TTCCTAGGGAACTTGAGGAATCTTCGAGATTCCCATGCAGCTCTTGCTGTTGGATCGTGTGAAACTGTTGCGGGCGAGCCTTCTTCCGTCACGAGAATAATCTCCGAGTGTGAGTCGGCACTGACATTCTTAAACCGTGACCTCGGAATTCTCTCAGCTTCCATTGCTCGCGAGCAGGGTGAGGGGGTGAAATTACGATGA